A single region of the Enterococcus mundtii genome encodes:
- a CDS encoding ribonuclease HI family protein yields the protein MLKVYIDASTKCNPGPSGGGILIIADQQQEQLSIPLSFGSNHQAEFEVFLKTLEILKNRQMTEEIILCYSDSKVLVSTIDKNHTNNKDFLPYLEKIQSLLKDFSMLILQWVPESKNKGADNLARQALQKFL from the coding sequence ATGTTAAAAGTATACATTGACGCATCAACAAAATGCAACCCTGGACCTAGTGGTGGAGGAATATTAATAATCGCTGATCAACAACAAGAACAGTTGTCTATCCCTTTGTCCTTTGGTTCAAACCATCAAGCCGAGTTTGAAGTCTTTTTAAAAACTTTAGAAATTCTAAAGAATAGACAGATGACCGAAGAAATCATTCTCTGCTATTCCGATAGTAAAGTACTTGTATCAACTATCGATAAAAATCATACGAACAACAAAGATTTTTTACCTTATTTAGAAAAAATACAAAGTCTATTAAAAGATTTTTCAATGTTGATCCTTCAGTGGGTACCTGAAAGTAAAAATAAAGGCGCTGATAATCTAGCTAGACAAGCTTTACAAAAATTTTTATAA
- a CDS encoding EbsA family protein yields MKKNIRWQPETAQSIIYWSSTFILLFLSLILSLENTRPYWKSNILMGIFFIFLLLGFRRSLVLKKEAIKIKYAAFWRDRDIPINEIKEVHVQKRKVSLSLVKGKEPFVIFVNQKAQGKLLDHLKHPHKQTINTSSLLKNTNDLVE; encoded by the coding sequence ATGAAAAAAAATATTCGCTGGCAGCCCGAAACGGCACAGTCGATCATTTATTGGTCATCAACATTTATTCTATTATTTTTGAGTTTGATTTTATCGTTAGAAAATACAAGGCCTTATTGGAAAAGTAATATTTTAATGGGAATTTTCTTTATTTTTCTTTTGCTAGGATTTCGACGCTCACTAGTTTTAAAGAAAGAGGCAATAAAAATAAAATATGCTGCTTTTTGGAGAGATCGCGACATACCTATCAATGAAATCAAGGAAGTCCACGTACAAAAACGTAAAGTATCTTTATCTCTTGTAAAAGGCAAAGAGCCATTCGTGATTTTCGTCAATCAGAAGGCACAAGGAAAATTGCTTGATCACTTGAAACATCCACATAAACAAACGATCAACACTTCTTCACTGTTAAAGAATACGAATGATTTAGTTGAGTAA
- a CDS encoding cold-shock protein, with amino-acid sequence MTTGMVKWFDNKKGYGFISYDKTEEIFVHFTAIEEEGFKTLEENQVVEFTVIEGNRGIQAAHVKKINDQA; translated from the coding sequence TTGACCACAGGAATGGTGAAATGGTTCGATAACAAAAAAGGATATGGCTTTATTAGTTATGATAAAACAGAAGAGATCTTCGTACATTTTACTGCAATCGAAGAAGAAGGATTCAAAACACTTGAAGAAAACCAAGTGGTAGAATTTACCGTCATTGAAGGTAATCGAGGCATTCAGGCGGCCCATGTCAAAAAGATCAATGATCAAGCTTAG
- a CDS encoding formate--tetrahydrofolate ligase, with amino-acid sequence MKNDLEISQETQLKPIVRVADSIGINEDDLELYGKYKAKINFTAINDFSEKEDGRLILVTSINPTPAGEGKSTVTVGLGDALNQIDKKAVIALREPSLGPVMGIKGGATGGGYAQVLPMEDINLHFTGDMHAITSANNALSALLDNHIHQGNELGIDPRRVIWKRVVDLNDRALRNVIVGLGGPMQGVPREDGFDITVASEIMAILCLAADLDDLKARLARIVIGYTYDRRPVTAGDLKAEGSLALLLKDAIKPNLVQTIYGTPAFIHGGPFANIAHGCNSVLATKTALKIADYVVTEAGFGADLGGEKFLDIKVPNLQKAPDAIVIVATVRALKMHGGLDKAELQNENLKALQTGYANLKRHIRNMKSYQIPVIVAINEFVTDTDAELELLKELCEKEGVVAKRASVWENGAEGGVDLAKAVVELIDTESADYVPLYQSSDPIKTKVQAVVQKIYGGKEVSFSKKAENQIIEFEKNGWSDLPVCMAKTQYSFSDDPTLLGAPEDFTITIREFVPKLGAGFLVALTGEVMTMPGLPKKPAALNMNVTNQGEVIGLF; translated from the coding sequence ATGAAGAATGATTTAGAAATTTCACAAGAAACACAGCTAAAACCGATAGTTAGAGTTGCGGATAGCATTGGAATCAATGAAGATGATTTGGAATTATATGGAAAATACAAAGCAAAAATAAACTTTACCGCAATAAATGATTTTTCGGAAAAAGAGGATGGTCGCCTCATATTGGTAACTTCTATCAATCCAACACCAGCGGGAGAAGGAAAATCAACAGTTACAGTCGGATTAGGTGACGCGTTGAACCAAATAGACAAAAAAGCAGTGATTGCATTGCGTGAGCCCTCATTAGGTCCGGTTATGGGAATCAAGGGCGGAGCGACAGGAGGTGGCTACGCACAAGTATTACCAATGGAAGATATCAATTTGCATTTTACTGGCGATATGCATGCCATCACTTCTGCAAACAATGCATTGTCAGCTCTATTAGATAATCATATCCATCAAGGAAATGAGCTGGGGATCGATCCTCGACGTGTCATTTGGAAACGTGTGGTGGATTTAAACGACCGAGCATTGCGAAATGTGATCGTTGGGCTGGGCGGACCGATGCAAGGGGTACCAAGAGAAGATGGATTCGACATTACTGTGGCTAGTGAAATCATGGCAATTTTGTGTTTAGCTGCTGATTTAGATGATTTAAAAGCTCGGTTAGCACGAATCGTGATTGGCTACACCTATGATCGTCGCCCTGTAACAGCAGGGGATCTAAAAGCAGAGGGTTCCCTTGCTTTGTTATTAAAAGATGCAATTAAACCGAATCTCGTACAAACGATCTATGGTACACCAGCATTTATCCATGGTGGACCATTTGCAAATATTGCTCATGGCTGTAATAGTGTACTAGCAACTAAAACTGCTTTGAAAATTGCGGATTATGTAGTGACTGAAGCTGGTTTTGGTGCTGATTTAGGAGGAGAAAAATTCCTAGATATCAAAGTTCCTAATTTGCAGAAAGCACCAGATGCGATTGTGATCGTAGCAACTGTCCGTGCGTTAAAAATGCACGGGGGATTGGATAAGGCAGAATTACAAAATGAAAATCTCAAGGCGTTGCAAACTGGATATGCGAACTTAAAACGGCATATTCGTAATATGAAAAGTTACCAGATTCCAGTGATCGTCGCAATCAATGAGTTTGTGACTGATACAGACGCTGAATTAGAATTACTGAAAGAATTGTGTGAAAAAGAAGGAGTCGTAGCAAAACGCGCAAGTGTTTGGGAAAATGGTGCGGAAGGTGGCGTGGACTTAGCAAAGGCAGTCGTAGAATTGATCGATACAGAAAGCGCGGATTACGTTCCATTGTACCAATCCAGTGATCCGATCAAAACAAAAGTCCAAGCGGTTGTTCAAAAAATCTACGGTGGCAAAGAAGTCTCTTTTAGTAAAAAAGCAGAAAATCAAATCATTGAATTTGAGAAAAATGGTTGGTCTGACTTACCGGTTTGTATGGCAAAAACCCAGTACTCTTTTTCTGATGATCCAACATTATTAGGTGCACCAGAGGATTTCACAATCACGATCCGTGAATTTGTACCTAAGTTAGGTGCCGGATTTTTAGTCGCTTTGACAGGCGAAGTGATGACGATGCCTGGATTACCAAAAAAACCAGCCGCCTTGAATATGAACGTAACGAATCAAGGAGAAGTAATCGGTTTATTCTAA
- a CDS encoding QWxxN domain, with protein sequence MPIDNQSNRKRNGQFNNEKNNKEDKQAFEDAVKAISSGVGHAPTPAIFHSPLLLSLYVSSILGNVVVRGEGPKQQRVKRNSGTVFEADTFVEVTQHANQSEVLNSLTSHSTVNTTLLTPALTENSTAIDTVNAPFFRTFYDNTTYNLTDFSHHWSLNVHKIAHGIAETYGCTTNKTSITRPILEEESNPFNHTQVHFKTVCQSAIAESQKINQQPTDQPTELHHFSFKKGGDGSSKQQFLFEDSAEKLKNIFKQSFNKTSHQTDQQTTGNATNDTSGTANFFKGLTEAFVTFFNDFDQPIYTEKHESLKGDSLITRFLSMMAQSISYQDEIHQTATPSKDKNVPHAFRSYDFSSGIPALKKEEEGFATQFWTLFSKMDETLTNFIKKWDLFVVRGAEARPINHPFSDNEDSVSASETGDEKTAIENQQKIATTESTNTSDLVVVGKIIEDIEQNRKPAERYEEPIPAFFYDKKLFERKDATDKAITQLKEFLVKQKIVSKTAHAGLVLKELEKWAEIKSLHDLSEESDKIQFLNFFIRYSYGLEDARAGDISSANQLQSTFMQLKINVGLIGYTFQQNTYPIQLSPKETPDVTNVQAETEVSNQIFSDFIHDRPASISINQTITAVVYHRDLFNQREKTKIVNQGLVCFAYKQGTRLKNPSASHLIRWMQKWILRGKNYAEIVNREELAAKELLKAYGSKMKISSPNDSRAVIQQWENNNAQMGYTYKKDEINVIGQATDKEKKAEQLEKQRVLSFLRENGIIPMTGSTYVLEEDQKPFLFNEREEVIDQRIVAFLKKKGIVCDTSNSERLAETVSNWVLIEGANQKIIDPVKLKQFSQAILGQEDNGLISNKEAELTFTKWLWGKLEKDDSSTVSNSQTKTSKSVLENSETQWRSQEVLDKVELFLREKYLIKGEVTKEDILSGIGGWFRQGSVNGEVSPEKIQGIATVILKELKLYGGAEGELVSDKSAIKTVMKWVIENVLESTIEVFATKKILDHPNPDNFTIGELRNSFKLDEFVKSGQLKLVKEDNPQKQNELENNVRLLWSICLNYMLPNYFLKSSDLSDNLLISDYRSLMQMTGSRILAASGLLNQFNQEEIRTLGELFFESVSNQGIQDMEELDHLLFPALFTTAQLDASLLRKSMEEGNYKEVAISTFIGYFQRGYFAIMAHQEEINRLYGNYQTAVINFRRKQALVTEVINECERLGIRVTKLASQVYLAGGNPCPGPWIPRDLEKWYTELTTEVVESYHLLNRKLIGLSIHSSNQSELDFMFSPETHIYEGSAKFIDTDGPSKTVGPSPSIVFSGNRQERDDLILPLKETDILIAIRDNEERRYALKRLEKEGGYAFYRVDKDPFLLLEYDLVDLKSLWWRKPKKVGDKIQIGRYYYSFSTEIHLDKLLSHGNEKETLFNTISLKHKNILYHQLYESGNDKTITSQVWDVVSHFIPFYDCVVGIVNKDTASAVPNCLIDTLLLVPILGQISSINIRFALGAARVIARGGITGLVKNTSKIVPKISELRSLLASVVRYIDPGIEAAISGGRFVIKNLLKLKNQPILTRNIHFKPVLTKLEKHEKDLPAPVISKMTVTARLPRNGPQVLVKKMKNNLYVKVSDFKKGDVYGKVFTLRGEELREFEGPVFFSQKQKEIIQSLKINIQPDEMFIEKINYYPKGYGEGTVMEIYKNGQKKMDVIEMDGQLVPVRIQAIKKYGVRYDVMDGDKVLPVNFNGIEWYFEQDTSPLISRAVKIEVTNRINQFEAVWDPSTLSAPDGNGLMWSAEGRTYIKIQERYIPLALLDKENNRYHLVKKDILEPMTVLRLDPGIDQFRFETQLEKSVVERPDDLLFAGGFDEGASTSKGQPASTQNQLTSVTLSNPNYPPYMWVPKIPQKWPEWKARMNAIEIDRPNNVPVLENSQVVLPRLTKLIPEPPKEIIIDEALTIKKIKLGIQHCLPPELKNKYRVFAGLDAAKMPEHLKEFRKVVAKEYNEAVNIVDLVIEECKYLLRFEKISSTTRGTYLANMFNVYGKPEEQAVLKEVVKRLQTIAEKSKAFLKQSADWGFKNIWIASTDFQKDPITKKFYSLSKERTSPYGFVIRTDAENRIILMADSFNKNPNYWPEVEIAPPVSETLLHETSHLVSMTDDIVVYDEVHRGFLRRGKDAQIDFVSRYHKNFRTTGFSNFVRMIANYFRMDKLSRMAVFRNFGTDSMLLANYMLNDAEMVGTLLRDVANGYRYDQPLLRPKRSVDEPTQEPTAEIGSGNILINLSLMSIGEYATEERSIGLEVTKEPPLGSTLSDVSPTTEFSTSMDSKQAGSASVIDGKIPNSQSQNGEIPAQRIRVKRSDLNVSEEKINQRTSQSSSVEQNGTLSKVSQPVSANPTIYNKFSALINRGVGKSEALNRTSTRRQNKNKLVGMNL encoded by the coding sequence ATGCCAATCGATAATCAAAGTAATCGAAAACGAAATGGACAATTCAACAATGAAAAGAATAATAAAGAAGATAAGCAGGCTTTTGAAGATGCAGTAAAAGCAATTTCTTCTGGCGTCGGCCATGCCCCAACGCCAGCGATTTTTCACTCGCCATTATTATTGTCACTATATGTCTCGAGCATCTTAGGAAATGTGGTCGTTAGAGGAGAGGGCCCCAAACAACAACGAGTTAAGCGGAATAGTGGCACTGTTTTTGAAGCAGATACTTTTGTTGAAGTCACACAACATGCAAATCAATCAGAAGTATTGAATTCGCTCACCTCTCATTCGACGGTGAACACGACGTTGCTCACACCAGCTTTGACAGAGAACTCGACGGCTATTGATACTGTGAATGCACCATTTTTTCGAACTTTTTATGATAATACTACTTACAATTTGACAGATTTTTCTCATCATTGGAGTTTAAATGTACATAAAATAGCACACGGCATTGCAGAAACATATGGATGCACAACAAATAAGACGAGCATAACGCGCCCAATTTTAGAGGAAGAATCTAATCCGTTCAATCACACCCAAGTCCACTTTAAAACCGTTTGTCAGAGTGCGATTGCTGAGTCTCAAAAGATAAATCAACAACCAACAGATCAACCCACAGAGCTACATCATTTTTCCTTCAAGAAAGGAGGCGATGGGAGTTCCAAACAACAATTTTTATTTGAAGATTCGGCGGAAAAACTAAAAAATATTTTTAAACAATCATTTAACAAAACCAGCCATCAGACGGATCAACAGACAACAGGAAATGCGACAAACGATACTTCTGGGACAGCTAATTTCTTTAAGGGACTAACTGAGGCTTTCGTCACATTTTTTAATGATTTTGATCAACCAATCTATACAGAAAAACATGAAAGTTTAAAAGGAGATTCGCTGATCACTCGCTTTTTATCAATGATGGCTCAAAGTATTTCATACCAAGATGAGATCCATCAGACAGCTACACCTTCAAAAGATAAAAATGTTCCTCATGCTTTTCGATCCTATGACTTCTCAAGTGGAATTCCAGCTTTGAAAAAAGAAGAGGAAGGATTTGCGACACAATTTTGGACATTGTTTAGTAAAATGGATGAAACACTGACCAACTTTATAAAAAAATGGGATTTATTCGTAGTTCGAGGAGCTGAAGCAAGGCCGATCAACCATCCTTTTTCTGACAATGAAGATAGTGTATCGGCAAGTGAAACGGGCGATGAAAAAACGGCGATAGAAAATCAGCAAAAAATAGCCACCACTGAATCGACGAATACTTCTGACTTAGTGGTAGTCGGTAAAATCATTGAAGATATTGAACAAAATCGAAAGCCTGCTGAGCGTTACGAGGAACCTATTCCGGCATTTTTTTATGATAAAAAGCTGTTTGAGCGAAAGGATGCGACGGATAAGGCAATCACACAGTTGAAAGAATTTTTAGTGAAACAAAAAATTGTAAGTAAAACTGCCCATGCAGGACTAGTGCTTAAAGAACTTGAGAAATGGGCAGAGATAAAATCGCTCCATGATCTTTCAGAAGAATCAGATAAAATACAATTTTTGAATTTTTTCATCCGGTACTCCTATGGGTTAGAAGATGCAAGAGCAGGGGACATATCATCGGCTAACCAATTGCAATCGACTTTTATGCAATTGAAAATAAATGTAGGTTTAATAGGGTACACCTTCCAGCAGAATACGTATCCTATTCAATTGTCGCCAAAGGAAACACCTGATGTTACGAATGTTCAAGCAGAAACAGAGGTGAGTAATCAAATTTTTTCAGACTTCATTCATGATCGACCTGCTTCTATTTCAATAAATCAGACAATCACTGCGGTAGTCTATCATCGCGATCTTTTCAACCAACGAGAGAAAACAAAAATAGTGAATCAAGGGCTTGTCTGCTTTGCCTATAAACAGGGAACTAGGCTAAAAAATCCCTCAGCGAGCCATTTAATTAGATGGATGCAAAAATGGATACTTAGAGGGAAGAATTATGCGGAAATTGTGAATAGAGAGGAACTTGCAGCGAAAGAGTTGCTAAAAGCATATGGTTCTAAAATGAAAATTAGTTCTCCGAACGACTCAAGGGCGGTTATCCAACAATGGGAAAATAATAATGCGCAGATGGGATATACTTATAAAAAAGATGAGATTAATGTAATCGGACAAGCGACGGATAAGGAAAAGAAGGCAGAACAATTAGAAAAACAAAGAGTACTATCGTTTCTTCGAGAAAATGGCATTATTCCTATGACCGGTTCCACTTATGTACTCGAAGAAGATCAAAAACCATTTCTTTTCAATGAACGAGAGGAAGTCATCGATCAACGGATTGTTGCTTTTTTGAAGAAAAAGGGTATCGTTTGTGATACGTCTAATTCTGAGCGGCTTGCTGAAACAGTATCAAATTGGGTATTGATTGAAGGGGCGAATCAAAAAATAATTGATCCCGTCAAACTCAAGCAATTCTCGCAAGCAATCTTGGGTCAAGAGGACAACGGTCTGATCTCCAATAAAGAAGCAGAACTAACGTTTACGAAATGGTTATGGGGAAAATTGGAGAAAGACGACTCTTCAACTGTATCTAATAGTCAAACAAAAACAAGCAAGTCTGTTTTGGAAAATAGTGAAACGCAATGGAGAAGTCAAGAAGTACTTGATAAAGTAGAGTTATTTTTACGCGAAAAGTACTTGATCAAAGGTGAGGTAACAAAAGAGGATATTTTGAGTGGAATAGGAGGATGGTTTAGGCAAGGCAGCGTAAATGGCGAGGTCAGTCCAGAGAAGATACAAGGTATTGCGACAGTTATATTGAAAGAACTAAAGTTATATGGTGGAGCAGAAGGTGAGTTAGTTTCTGACAAAAGCGCGATAAAAACAGTAATGAAATGGGTCATTGAGAATGTCTTAGAAAGCACTATTGAAGTATTTGCAACAAAAAAAATCCTTGATCATCCCAATCCAGATAACTTTACGATTGGCGAGCTTAGGAATTCTTTTAAACTAGATGAATTCGTAAAAAGCGGACAACTTAAGCTTGTGAAAGAAGACAATCCACAAAAACAAAATGAATTAGAGAATAATGTACGTTTGTTGTGGAGTATTTGTCTGAACTATATGCTTCCCAATTATTTTCTTAAATCGAGTGATTTGTCAGATAATTTGCTGATCTCGGATTATCGTTCATTGATGCAAATGACAGGATCAAGAATATTAGCCGCTTCAGGTTTACTTAATCAGTTTAATCAAGAGGAAATTCGTACACTTGGCGAACTTTTCTTCGAATCTGTTAGTAATCAAGGAATCCAAGATATGGAAGAATTGGATCACCTTCTGTTTCCTGCATTATTTACTACTGCACAATTGGATGCTTCCCTTTTGCGAAAATCTATGGAAGAAGGTAATTATAAAGAAGTCGCAATCAGTACATTTATTGGTTATTTCCAGAGAGGCTACTTTGCGATCATGGCACATCAAGAAGAAATCAATCGCCTCTATGGGAACTATCAGACAGCAGTGATTAACTTTCGAAGAAAACAAGCACTAGTGACTGAAGTGATCAATGAGTGTGAAAGACTCGGCATAAGAGTCACTAAATTAGCAAGTCAAGTGTATTTAGCTGGAGGAAATCCTTGCCCAGGGCCATGGATTCCTCGTGATCTCGAAAAATGGTACACAGAATTAACAACAGAAGTAGTAGAATCCTATCATTTATTGAATCGGAAACTGATTGGCTTATCCATTCATTCAAGTAATCAATCAGAATTAGATTTTATGTTTTCCCCTGAAACTCATATCTATGAAGGATCTGCTAAGTTTATAGATACAGATGGTCCTTCAAAAACAGTGGGACCTTCACCATCGATCGTTTTTTCCGGTAATCGACAAGAAAGAGACGACCTGATCTTGCCACTTAAGGAAACAGATATACTCATTGCGATTCGTGACAACGAAGAAAGACGGTATGCATTGAAAAGATTGGAGAAGGAAGGTGGATATGCCTTTTATCGTGTAGATAAAGATCCGTTTCTATTGTTAGAATATGATTTAGTTGATCTAAAATCCCTCTGGTGGAGGAAGCCAAAAAAAGTAGGGGATAAAATTCAAATTGGTCGATACTATTATTCGTTTTCAACGGAAATCCATTTAGATAAGTTGTTATCGCATGGTAATGAGAAGGAAACTTTATTTAATACAATCAGTCTCAAGCATAAAAATATCCTGTATCACCAATTATATGAATCAGGAAACGATAAGACAATAACTAGTCAAGTATGGGATGTGGTTAGCCATTTCATTCCATTTTATGATTGTGTCGTGGGGATTGTTAATAAGGATACAGCAAGCGCGGTGCCTAATTGTCTGATTGATACGCTTCTCTTGGTGCCTATATTAGGTCAGATTAGTTCTATCAATATCCGATTTGCTCTAGGCGCAGCACGAGTGATTGCACGTGGTGGAATAACAGGATTAGTGAAAAATACCTCAAAAATAGTACCAAAAATTTCCGAACTCAGAAGTCTCTTGGCTAGTGTGGTGCGGTATATTGATCCAGGGATTGAGGCAGCAATTAGTGGTGGACGCTTTGTAATCAAGAACCTATTAAAATTAAAAAACCAGCCAATTCTTACGAGAAATATCCACTTTAAACCAGTCTTAACAAAACTTGAAAAACATGAAAAAGATTTGCCTGCACCAGTGATATCAAAAATGACTGTTACCGCTCGTTTACCAAGAAATGGTCCGCAAGTTCTTGTGAAAAAAATGAAAAACAATCTATATGTCAAAGTTTCCGATTTTAAAAAAGGAGATGTCTATGGAAAAGTTTTTACTTTAAGAGGAGAAGAACTGAGAGAATTTGAAGGCCCCGTATTTTTTTCTCAAAAACAAAAGGAAATCATCCAATCTTTAAAAATCAATATCCAGCCAGATGAGATGTTTATCGAAAAGATAAATTATTATCCTAAAGGTTATGGTGAAGGAACGGTCATGGAAATCTATAAAAATGGTCAGAAAAAAATGGATGTGATCGAAATGGACGGTCAACTTGTTCCTGTTAGGATCCAAGCGATAAAGAAATACGGTGTGCGCTATGATGTAATGGATGGAGATAAAGTATTACCTGTGAACTTTAATGGTATTGAATGGTATTTCGAACAAGATACATCCCCGCTAATTTCGAGAGCAGTAAAAATCGAAGTGACGAATCGTATCAATCAGTTTGAAGCTGTATGGGACCCTAGTACTCTGTCAGCACCAGATGGAAATGGTTTGATGTGGAGTGCAGAAGGTAGAACCTATATTAAGATCCAAGAACGCTATATTCCTTTGGCCTTATTAGATAAGGAAAACAACCGATATCATTTAGTGAAAAAAGATATACTAGAACCTATGACTGTCTTACGATTGGATCCGGGAATCGATCAGTTCCGTTTTGAAACTCAGTTGGAGAAAAGCGTTGTTGAACGTCCGGATGATCTATTATTCGCTGGCGGCTTCGATGAGGGAGCAAGCACATCAAAAGGTCAACCAGCCTCTACACAAAATCAGCTGACCTCTGTAACTCTTAGCAACCCTAATTATCCACCCTATATGTGGGTGCCTAAAATACCACAGAAATGGCCAGAATGGAAAGCACGTATGAATGCAATCGAGATTGATCGCCCTAATAATGTCCCTGTACTGGAGAATAGTCAAGTGGTACTACCACGATTAACTAAGCTTATACCAGAACCACCAAAAGAGATAATAATCGATGAAGCGCTGACCATAAAAAAAATCAAGCTGGGTATTCAGCATTGTTTACCACCCGAATTGAAAAATAAATATCGTGTATTTGCTGGTTTAGATGCCGCAAAAATGCCGGAACATTTAAAAGAATTTCGGAAAGTAGTAGCAAAAGAATATAATGAAGCGGTGAATATTGTAGATCTTGTTATCGAAGAATGTAAATATCTGCTGAGGTTTGAGAAAATAAGTTCGACGACGAGAGGAACCTATTTAGCCAATATGTTTAATGTATATGGCAAACCAGAGGAACAGGCAGTCTTAAAAGAAGTGGTCAAAAGGCTTCAGACAATCGCAGAAAAAAGCAAAGCATTTCTTAAGCAATCAGCAGATTGGGGATTTAAGAATATTTGGATTGCTTCCACCGATTTCCAAAAAGATCCGATAACGAAGAAATTCTATTCCTTAAGTAAAGAACGTACTTCGCCATATGGATTTGTGATTCGGACGGATGCCGAAAATCGAATCATACTTATGGCTGATTCTTTTAATAAGAACCCTAATTATTGGCCAGAAGTTGAAATTGCACCTCCTGTCTCAGAAACTTTACTTCATGAAACGTCTCATTTAGTTTCAATGACTGATGATATCGTCGTTTATGATGAGGTGCACCGTGGTTTTTTAAGGCGCGGAAAAGATGCACAAATCGATTTCGTTTCTCGGTATCATAAGAATTTCAGAACCACTGGTTTTTCTAATTTTGTTCGAATGATAGCAAATTATTTCCGTATGGATAAGCTATCACGAATGGCTGTTTTTCGGAATTTCGGTACAGATTCTATGTTGTTGGCTAATTATATGTTGAATGATGCGGAAATGGTCGGTACGCTTCTTAGAGATGTTGCCAATGGGTACAGGTATGATCAACCGCTCCTGCGACCTAAACGTTCTGTGGATGAACCAACTCAAGAGCCAACTGCGGAAATTGGAAGTGGCAATATCCTTATCAATCTGTCATTGATGTCAATCGGTGAGTATGCGACAGAAGAAAGAAGTATTGGCTTAGAAGTGACGAAGGAACCCCCTTTAGGAAGCACACTTAGCGATGTAAGTCCTACAACAGAATTTTCTACCTCAATGGATTCAAAACAAGCTGGTTCTGCTTCGGTGATAGATGGAAAGATACCAAATAGTCAATCACAAAATGGAGAGATTCCTGCACAACGAATAAGAGTGAAGCGAAGTGATTTGAATGTTTCGGAAGAAAAAATCAATCAAAGAACTTCTCAATCTAGCTCCGTCGAACAAAATGGTACCTTATCTAAGGTTTCCCAGCCTGTAAGCGCCAACCCAACAATTTATAATAAATTCTCCGCTCTCATAAATAGAGGAGTTGGAAAGAGTGAGGCGCTAAATAGAACTTCAACAAGGAGACAAAATAAGAATAAATTGGTAGGAATGAATTTATAA
- a CDS encoding helix-turn-helix transcriptional regulator gives MKLARLANDLSQEELAQRVGVTRQTIGLIEAGKYNPTLKLCQAICHELNQTLDDLFWEDKDEKE, from the coding sequence ATGAAACTCGCGCGTTTAGCAAATGATTTAAGCCAAGAAGAATTGGCCCAACGTGTAGGAGTGACAAGGCAAACGATTGGATTGATTGAAGCAGGGAAGTATAATCCCACACTCAAGTTGTGTCAGGCCATCTGCCATGAATTAAATCAAACATTAGATGATCTATTTTGGGAGGATAAAGATGAAAAAGAATAA